Proteins from one Flammeovirgaceae bacterium genomic window:
- a CDS encoding zinc-dependent metalloprotease: protein MNTNLKSFLCILLCLVAVGVHAQRRKQKAQEPSPAMAIQSPILAKTAGMKKYEGFFEFYYDEKQDKVFLVIDKFDTEFLYVNSLPAGIGSNDIGLDRGQLGDERVVKFDRRGPKVLLLQPNYGYRANSDNAMERKAVEQAFAQSVLWGFTVVAEEPNRVLVDATDFLLRDAHDIIGRLKSGKQGNYSLDKSRSAIYLPRVKSFPKNSEFEATLTFVGDATGNYIRSVTPTPDNVTVRLHHSFVELPDNGYEPRKFDPRAGYGEMSYYDYATPISEPIEKRFIRRHRLKKKDPTAARSEAVEPIVYYLDPGVPEPIRSALLDGARWWNQAFEAAGYINAFQVKMLPDDADPMDVRYNLIQWVHRSTRGWSYGSSVSDPRTGEIIKGHVSLGSLRVRQDYLIAEGLLAPYGEGKPVSGEMQQMALARLRQLAAHEVGHTLGLAHSYSSSTEGLASVMDYPHPMVELKDGKISVANAYDNKIGAFDKMSVAYGYQDFPPGTDEDKALNDIIQNGLKAGLTFLSDQDARPLGSAHPYTHLWDNGRDASDELLRMLEVRSVALKNFGEDNIKMNTPMAMLEEVLVPMYFFHRYQTEAASKIIGGLNYRYALRGDGQPVTEMVPPQNQIKAIEAVLKTVDPSVLALPESIIKLIPPRPLGYSRHREVIKIRTGLTFDPLAAVESAADMSFGLLLHPARAARLFEYHSRDARLPSLENVMDKAVAYTFKASAKPGYEGAVQIVVDNVLLANMFSLAASDQASTQVKAIAALQIDKLKEWVSAKVKSTRDEDWKAHYNYVLAQIDRFEKEPDEFKNEKALEAPPGQPIGDFGLEYCGY from the coding sequence ATGAACACGAACCTCAAATCGTTCCTCTGCATCCTGCTGTGCCTGGTGGCCGTAGGCGTCCATGCGCAGAGAAGAAAACAAAAAGCACAGGAGCCTTCACCGGCCATGGCCATACAATCCCCCATCCTGGCAAAAACGGCCGGGATGAAAAAATACGAAGGCTTTTTTGAGTTCTACTATGACGAAAAGCAAGACAAGGTATTTTTGGTCATTGATAAGTTCGATACCGAATTTTTGTATGTCAATTCCCTACCTGCCGGTATAGGCTCCAACGACATAGGGCTCGACAGGGGACAACTTGGCGATGAGCGCGTGGTAAAATTTGACAGGAGGGGGCCAAAAGTGCTTCTCCTTCAACCTAATTATGGATACCGGGCCAACAGTGACAATGCCATGGAGCGGAAGGCCGTGGAGCAGGCATTTGCCCAATCGGTCCTGTGGGGTTTTACCGTAGTGGCGGAGGAGCCCAACCGGGTGCTTGTCGATGCCACGGATTTCCTACTCAGGGACGCCCATGACATTATCGGTAGGCTTAAGTCTGGCAAGCAGGGAAATTACTCCCTGGACAAGTCGCGTTCGGCCATTTACCTGCCCAGGGTAAAAAGCTTTCCCAAAAACTCCGAGTTTGAGGCTACCCTCACCTTCGTTGGGGATGCCACCGGAAATTACATCAGGAGCGTGACGCCTACACCTGACAATGTTACCGTAAGGTTGCACCATTCCTTTGTGGAACTTCCCGACAATGGTTATGAGCCACGCAAGTTTGACCCACGGGCAGGCTATGGCGAGATGTCTTATTATGACTATGCCACCCCCATTAGCGAGCCCATTGAAAAGCGGTTTATAAGGAGGCACCGGCTGAAGAAAAAAGACCCCACCGCGGCCAGGAGCGAAGCGGTGGAGCCCATCGTGTATTACCTTGACCCTGGCGTGCCGGAGCCCATACGCTCGGCATTGCTCGATGGTGCCCGCTGGTGGAACCAAGCGTTTGAAGCGGCAGGCTATATCAATGCCTTCCAGGTGAAGATGCTGCCCGATGATGCAGACCCCATGGATGTGCGGTACAACCTCATCCAGTGGGTGCACCGCTCCACACGGGGATGGTCTTATGGTTCTTCGGTCTCCGACCCCCGCACCGGTGAGATCATCAAAGGCCACGTGTCATTGGGTTCCCTGCGCGTACGTCAGGATTACCTGATAGCCGAGGGGCTGCTTGCCCCTTATGGGGAAGGCAAGCCGGTGTCCGGTGAAATGCAGCAGATGGCCCTGGCCCGCCTGCGGCAATTGGCCGCCCACGAGGTGGGGCATACCCTGGGGCTGGCGCACTCTTATTCCTCCAGCACCGAAGGCCTCGCCTCGGTAATGGATTATCCGCACCCCATGGTGGAGCTGAAAGACGGGAAAATCAGCGTGGCCAACGCTTATGACAATAAAATTGGGGCTTTTGATAAAATGTCAGTGGCTTACGGGTACCAGGATTTCCCTCCTGGCACCGATGAGGACAAGGCCCTTAACGATATCATCCAAAATGGGCTCAAGGCCGGGCTCACGTTTTTGTCCGACCAGGATGCACGGCCGTTGGGAAGTGCCCACCCCTATACCCACCTGTGGGACAATGGACGGGATGCTTCCGATGAACTGTTGAGGATGTTGGAGGTGCGCTCTGTTGCCCTCAAAAACTTTGGCGAGGACAATATCAAAATGAATACCCCCATGGCCATGTTGGAAGAGGTGTTGGTGCCCATGTATTTCTTTCACCGCTACCAGACGGAAGCTGCCTCCAAAATAATAGGAGGGCTCAACTACCGCTACGCCTTGCGCGGGGACGGACAGCCGGTGACGGAGATGGTCCCTCCCCAAAACCAGATCAAGGCCATTGAGGCGGTGTTAAAAACAGTTGACCCCAGTGTGCTCGCATTGCCCGAAAGCATAATCAAGTTGATACCCCCGCGGCCGTTGGGCTACTCCCGGCACCGGGAAGTCATCAAGATACGTACAGGCCTCACCTTTGACCCGCTGGCGGCCGTGGAAAGTGCCGCGGACATGAGCTTCGGGCTGCTGTTGCACCCGGCCCGTGCCGCCCGCCTGTTTGAATACCATTCGCGGGACGCCAGGCTCCCCAGCCTGGAAAACGTAATGGACAAGGCAGTGGCCTACACGTTCAAGGCCAGTGCCAAGCCCGGCTACGAAGGTGCAGTGCAGATAGTGGTGGACAACGTGTTGCTAGCCAACATGTTTTCCCTGGCGGCAAGCGACCAGGCTTCCACACAGGTAAAGGCCATTGCCGCATTGCAAATAGACAAGCTGAAGGAGTGGGTGTCTGCCAAGGTGAAGTCCACCCGTGACGAAGACTGGAAGGCACATTATAACTATGTGTTGGCGCAGATCGACCGGTTTGAAAAAGAACCCGATGAGTTTAAAAACGAAAAAGCTTTGGAAGCACCTCCCGGGCAGCCCATTGGGGATTTCGGACTGGAATATTGCGGGTATTGA
- a CDS encoding response regulator transcription factor, which produces MNTEPKKRVLIVEDDPEIRSSFTMIVDSSQKFTVVNGYGNCEDAIKHLHTDKPDIVLMDVELPGGMNGIKGTKIIKEKSPDADIIMVTVYEDSEMVYEALKSGASGYITKSANYMELLSALDEITRGGAPMSSKIARMVIDNFHLNPNSPLTKRETEILQLIAEGKTYTQISEELFISKETSKTHIKNIYSKLQVRSKSEAIAKANQDKLI; this is translated from the coding sequence ATGAACACCGAACCTAAAAAACGAGTCCTGATTGTTGAGGACGACCCGGAAATCAGGAGCAGTTTTACCATGATTGTGGACAGCTCACAGAAATTTACCGTGGTAAACGGCTATGGCAACTGCGAGGATGCCATCAAACATTTGCACACCGACAAGCCAGACATTGTATTGATGGACGTGGAGTTGCCTGGGGGGATGAACGGCATTAAAGGAACAAAGATCATCAAAGAGAAAAGCCCCGATGCCGACATTATCATGGTGACTGTGTACGAAGACAGTGAAATGGTGTACGAAGCCCTTAAATCCGGGGCCTCCGGCTATATTACCAAAAGCGCCAATTACATGGAACTGCTCTCTGCCCTGGACGAGATCACCAGGGGCGGGGCCCCCATGAGCAGCAAGATAGCCCGGATGGTCATCGATAATTTCCACCTCAACCCCAATAGCCCCCTCACCAAGCGCGAAACGGAAATCCTGCAGCTGATAGCCGAGGGGAAGACCTACACCCAAATTTCCGAGGAATTGTTTATTTCCAAGGAAACGTCCAAAACGCACATTAAAAACATCTATTCAAAACTGCAGGTGAGGAGCAAATCGGAGGCCATTGCCAAGGCCAACCAGGACAAGCTCATTTAG